The following are encoded together in the Variovorax sp. PBS-H4 genome:
- a CDS encoding flavodoxin family protein — protein MTEVRKGQAPPPIERAEFHDRFMQTYRDPAFHAESEALARIEVIAWEAYQKGRKAPVTRKAGPGYADPEYELSVDWLEAKERIEHAKAAWSRPETKSRVLLVNGSPRNDGTCPGEMSKTFRLLQLAREELDAQQFDCDVLDLSRLTSDYGRHIHPCKGCVSTAMPLCHWPCSCYPNHSLRQTGDWMNEIYERWTAAHGVILFTPTHWYQATSPLKLMADRLVCADGGNPDPTSTHGKKADEAKAIELKGWGYPKHLAGRAYGLVVHGDVAGVESLRRNLSDWLDWMGLIDAGAQARLDRYVGYYEPYATSHEALDRDTGLQEEVRNVARAVARAVTALREGRYQQPDAGLEPPRPK, from the coding sequence ATGACTGAAGTCCGCAAAGGCCAGGCGCCGCCGCCCATCGAGCGCGCCGAGTTCCACGACCGCTTCATGCAGACCTACCGCGACCCCGCCTTCCACGCCGAGTCGGAGGCACTCGCGCGCATCGAGGTCATCGCTTGGGAGGCCTACCAGAAAGGCCGCAAGGCCCCCGTGACGCGCAAGGCAGGCCCGGGCTATGCGGACCCCGAGTACGAGCTTTCCGTCGATTGGCTTGAAGCAAAAGAGCGCATCGAGCACGCGAAGGCCGCCTGGTCGAGGCCGGAGACGAAGTCGCGCGTGCTGCTGGTCAACGGCTCGCCGCGCAACGATGGCACCTGCCCCGGCGAGATGTCGAAGACCTTCCGGCTGCTGCAACTGGCCCGCGAGGAGCTGGACGCACAGCAGTTCGATTGCGATGTGCTGGACCTCAGCCGGCTGACGTCCGACTACGGGCGCCACATCCATCCCTGCAAGGGCTGTGTCTCCACCGCGATGCCGCTGTGCCATTGGCCCTGCAGCTGCTACCCGAACCATTCGCTGCGGCAGACGGGGGACTGGATGAACGAAATCTACGAGCGGTGGACTGCAGCCCATGGCGTCATTCTTTTCACGCCGACGCATTGGTACCAGGCCACGAGCCCGCTCAAGCTGATGGCCGACCGCCTGGTCTGCGCCGACGGCGGCAACCCCGACCCCACCTCCACCCATGGCAAGAAGGCCGACGAAGCCAAGGCCATCGAGCTCAAGGGCTGGGGGTATCCGAAGCACCTGGCGGGCCGCGCCTACGGCCTCGTGGTGCACGGCGACGTGGCCGGCGTGGAAAGCCTGCGGCGCAATCTCAGCGACTGGCTGGACTGGATGGGCCTGATCGACGCCGGCGCACAGGCGCGGCTGGACCGATATGTCGGGTATTACGAACCCTACGCCACCAGCCACGAGGCACTCGACCGCGATACCGGCCTGCAGGAAGAGGTTCGCAATGTCGCCCGCGCGGTGGCCCGCGCGGTGACAGCGCTGCGTGAAGGGCGCTACCAGCAGCCGGATGCCGGCCTCGAGCCGCCCCGGCCCAAGTAG
- a CDS encoding pirin family protein produces MSTPDTAHPPHHVEPVMLSRPRSIDQIVAGVSTSDGDGVKLTRVLHQPLQQRLDPYLMLDAFGSDNPGDYIGGFPSHPHRGFETVTYMIAGRMRHRDSAGHEGLLANGGVQWMTAGRGLVHSELPEQEEGLMEGFQLWLNLPAKDKMREPWYRDIQSEAIPELVTPAGVHVRVIAGESHGIAGAVQREHTEPLYLDLTLPPGTEFAQPLAPDRNALVYVFRESLYIGSSEIPTKRMAILANDAGSDGVLVRAPASNHSLARALLIAGKPLHEPIVQYGPFVMNTREQLTQAMHDFQSGKLG; encoded by the coding sequence ATGAGCACACCTGACACGGCCCACCCCCCGCACCATGTCGAACCTGTCATGCTGTCGCGCCCGCGCAGCATCGACCAGATCGTCGCCGGCGTCTCGACCAGCGACGGCGACGGAGTCAAGCTCACGCGCGTGCTGCACCAGCCGCTGCAGCAGCGGCTCGACCCCTACCTGATGCTCGACGCCTTCGGCAGCGACAACCCCGGCGACTACATCGGCGGCTTTCCCAGCCACCCGCACCGCGGCTTCGAGACCGTCACCTACATGATCGCGGGCCGCATGCGCCATCGCGACAGCGCCGGCCACGAAGGCCTGCTGGCCAACGGCGGCGTGCAGTGGATGACCGCCGGCCGCGGCCTGGTGCACAGCGAGCTGCCGGAGCAGGAGGAAGGGCTGATGGAAGGCTTCCAGCTCTGGCTCAACCTGCCGGCCAAGGACAAGATGCGCGAACCCTGGTACCGCGACATCCAGAGCGAGGCAATCCCCGAGCTCGTGACGCCGGCCGGCGTGCACGTTCGCGTGATCGCGGGCGAGAGCCACGGCATCGCGGGCGCCGTACAGCGCGAGCACACCGAGCCGCTCTACCTCGACCTCACGCTGCCGCCGGGCACCGAGTTCGCCCAGCCCCTGGCGCCGGACCGCAACGCGCTTGTCTATGTATTTCGCGAGTCGCTCTACATCGGGAGCAGCGAGATCCCGACCAAGCGCATGGCCATCCTCGCCAACGATGCAGGCAGCGACGGCGTACTGGTTCGTGCGCCGGCCTCCAACCACAGCCTCGCGCGAGCGCTGCTGATCGCGGGCAAGCCGCTGCATGAGCCGATCGTGCAGTACGGCCCCTTCGTCATGAACACGCGCGAGCAATTGACGCAGGCCATGCACGACTTTCAGAGCGGAAAGCTCGGCTGA
- a CDS encoding aspartate/glutamate racemase family protein codes for MGRLLIINPNTSATVSALLQRHVQGEVSPALKVHTVTARFGAPYIASEASYAVAQHAVLDAWAAAVERGERPDAVLIGCFGDPGLFALRETCGLPVGGLAQAAFSAAAAHGRFAVVTGGERWGPMLERLALALGHAHSLAGIHTVAQSGAELAADPAGAHALLADACLEAVARFGADAVILGGAGLAGLAAAIAPGLPVPLIDSVSAGARWAMGAGRAAPRPSAACIDVAWQGVSWELEALAARASTPLTRSSAPCHHAADEHT; via the coding sequence ATGGGCCGCCTGCTGATCATCAATCCCAATACCTCGGCCACGGTGAGCGCGCTGCTGCAGCGCCACGTGCAAGGCGAGGTCAGCCCGGCCCTCAAGGTGCACACCGTCACCGCCCGTTTCGGCGCGCCCTACATCGCCAGCGAGGCCAGCTACGCGGTGGCGCAGCATGCCGTGCTCGACGCCTGGGCCGCCGCGGTGGAACGCGGCGAGCGGCCCGACGCGGTGCTGATCGGCTGCTTCGGCGATCCGGGACTGTTCGCCCTGCGAGAGACCTGCGGACTGCCGGTGGGCGGCTTGGCGCAGGCCGCCTTCTCGGCTGCGGCCGCGCACGGGCGCTTTGCGGTCGTGACGGGGGGCGAGCGCTGGGGCCCGATGCTAGAGCGCCTCGCCCTGGCGCTCGGCCACGCGCACTCGCTGGCAGGCATTCACACGGTGGCGCAAAGCGGCGCCGAGTTGGCAGCCGATCCGGCCGGTGCCCATGCGCTGCTGGCCGACGCCTGCCTGGAGGCCGTGGCGCGCTTCGGGGCCGACGCGGTGATCCTAGGCGGCGCCGGACTGGCCGGCCTGGCCGCTGCCATCGCGCCCGGCCTGCCGGTGCCGCTGATCGACAGCGTGAGTGCGGGCGCGCGCTGGGCCATGGGGGCCGGGCGCGCGGCGCCCCGTCCATCCGCCGCCTGCATCGACGTGGCCTGGCAGGGCGTGTCCTGGGAGCTCGAGGCGCTGGCGGCGAGGGCATCCACACCCCTGACGCGGTCGTCGGCTCCGTGCCACCATGCCGCGGATGAGCACACCTGA
- a CDS encoding ABC transporter permease, whose product MHARVSNARAAGFWPLAIVFALFVLFLYGPMITIFVLSFQGPEGGLTFPLRGVSLHWFHKLAEGLGTVDIGAAFRRSLMLGTVVMLLTVALSVLAGLAFRKKLRGGNALFFVTVASLIMPSIIVSLGIGLQFRLVDSGIKGALAAFEAHGALENYGTALGLLSSALGAHLTWTLPFGLLIMFAVFNRFNPAYEEAARDLGATPWQSFRHVVLPLIGPSIIGIGMFGFTLSWDEIARTSQAIGDVNTLPLELQGLTSTITTPAIYALGTVTTVVSLAVMAIALGSAAWLRQRATRRRP is encoded by the coding sequence ATGCATGCGCGCGTGTCGAATGCGCGCGCCGCAGGCTTCTGGCCGCTGGCGATCGTGTTCGCACTCTTCGTGCTCTTCCTCTACGGGCCGATGATCACCATCTTCGTGCTGAGCTTTCAGGGACCCGAAGGCGGCCTGACCTTTCCGCTGCGGGGCGTCTCGCTGCACTGGTTCCACAAGCTCGCCGAAGGCCTGGGCACGGTAGACATCGGCGCGGCCTTCAGGCGCTCGCTGATGTTGGGCACGGTGGTCATGCTCTTGACGGTCGCGCTGTCGGTGCTCGCGGGCCTGGCCTTCCGCAAGAAGCTTCGGGGCGGCAACGCGCTCTTCTTCGTCACGGTGGCGAGCCTGATCATGCCCTCCATCATCGTGTCGCTGGGCATCGGCCTGCAGTTCCGCCTGGTCGACAGCGGCATCAAGGGCGCTCTCGCCGCATTCGAGGCCCACGGCGCGCTCGAGAACTACGGCACCGCGCTGGGCCTGCTCAGCTCCGCCCTGGGAGCGCACCTCACTTGGACCCTGCCCTTCGGCCTGCTGATCATGTTCGCGGTCTTCAACCGCTTCAACCCGGCCTACGAAGAGGCCGCGCGCGACCTGGGCGCCACGCCGTGGCAGAGCTTCAGGCATGTGGTGCTGCCGCTGATCGGGCCGTCGATCATCGGCATCGGCATGTTCGGCTTCACGCTCAGTTGGGACGAGATCGCGCGCACCTCGCAGGCCATCGGAGACGTCAACACCCTGCCGCTGGAACTGCAGGGCCTCACCTCGACCATCACCACGCCCGCCATCTACGCGCTGGGCACGGTGACCACCGTCGTCTCGCTGGCGGTGATGGCCATCGCGCTCGGCAGCGCCGCCTGGCTGCGCCAGCGTGCCACGCGCCGGCGGCCCTGA
- a CDS encoding ABC transporter permease gives MARPQVAAHFVSRLPSPTGGTMPMHAIKPWWQAAPFAAVFLLFFLIPLALIAMVSLWNFNEYELIPALTPRNYASIFEGCSHLTDNGDFCVTFSTYLSTLKFCLLVWAITLSIGFAVAYFLAFHVRSPGMQTLLFVLCTVPFWTSNVIRMISWVPLLGRNGLVNQGLVGLGLVDAPVEWLLFSDFSVVLAFVHLYTMFMIVPIFNSMMRIDRSLLEAASDAGASGWQTLWNVVVPLSRTGILIGSIFVVTIVMGDFVTIGVMGGQQIASVGKIIQVQTSYLQFPLAAANAMILLAVVLMIIWGLTRLVDIRKEL, from the coding sequence TTGGCTCGCCCCCAGGTCGCTGCGCACTTCGTGTCGCGACTCCCATCCCCGACCGGGGGCACCATGCCCATGCACGCCATCAAGCCCTGGTGGCAGGCCGCGCCCTTTGCAGCGGTCTTCCTGCTCTTCTTCCTGATCCCGCTGGCGCTGATCGCGATGGTCAGCCTCTGGAACTTCAACGAGTACGAGCTCATCCCGGCGCTCACGCCGCGCAACTACGCAAGCATCTTCGAAGGCTGCTCGCACCTCACCGACAACGGCGACTTCTGCGTCACCTTCTCGACCTACCTGAGCACGCTGAAGTTCTGCCTGCTGGTCTGGGCCATCACGCTGTCCATCGGCTTCGCGGTCGCCTACTTCCTGGCCTTCCACGTGCGCTCGCCGGGCATGCAGACCTTGCTGTTCGTGCTGTGCACCGTGCCCTTCTGGACCTCCAACGTGATCCGCATGATCTCTTGGGTTCCGCTGCTCGGGCGCAACGGGCTCGTCAACCAGGGCCTGGTGGGGCTGGGCCTGGTCGACGCGCCCGTCGAATGGCTGCTGTTTTCCGATTTCTCGGTGGTACTGGCCTTCGTGCACCTCTACACGATGTTCATGATCGTGCCGATCTTCAATTCGATGATGCGCATCGACCGCTCGCTGCTCGAAGCGGCCAGCGACGCCGGCGCCTCCGGGTGGCAGACGCTGTGGAACGTCGTCGTGCCGCTCTCGCGCACCGGCATTCTCATCGGCTCGATCTTCGTCGTCACCATCGTGATGGGCGACTTCGTCACCATCGGCGTCATGGGCGGCCAGCAGATCGCCTCGGTCGGCAAGATCATCCAGGTCCAGACCTCCTACCTCCAGTTCCCGCTGGCGGCCGCCAACGCGATGATCCTGCTCGCCGTGGTGCTGATGATCATTTGGGGCCTCACGCGCCTGGTCGACATCCGCAAGGAGCTATGA
- a CDS encoding ABC transporter substrate-binding protein — MSEPIDSTFGKDVQRRTLLQGTAGILAAGVFPAIHAQEKTVLRYLGTAVNQDKAIAEKFKADTGIEIQYVAVTTDDVTKRAVTAPNSFDLIDTEYFSLKKIVPTGNLKGIDTRKIKNADKITPLFTQGEVGGKKVGDQGTAPKKVIFLDGEKSKVFAKSPTQFMSLIPTVYNADTLGIRPDLIKRPIDTWAELLNPEFKGKTAILNIPSIGIMDAAMVVEAKGLHKYADKGNMTKAEIDLTIKTLIEAKKAGQFRALWKDFNESVNLMASGEVVIQSMWSPAVTAVRTKGIACNFQPLKEGYRAWAAGFGLPATLSGRKLDGAYEFINWFLDGWAGAYLNRQGYYSAVLETAKAKMEPYEWAYWMEGKAATQDIKSPNGDLLAKAGAVRDGGSYEQRMGGIACWNAVMDENEYMVRKWNEFVAA; from the coding sequence ATGTCTGAACCCATCGACTCGACCTTCGGAAAAGACGTGCAGCGCCGCACCCTGCTTCAGGGCACGGCAGGCATCCTCGCCGCCGGCGTGTTCCCTGCGATCCACGCGCAGGAGAAGACGGTGCTGCGCTACCTCGGCACCGCAGTCAACCAGGACAAGGCGATCGCCGAGAAGTTCAAGGCGGACACGGGCATCGAGATCCAGTACGTGGCCGTCACCACGGACGACGTCACCAAGCGCGCGGTGACCGCGCCCAACAGCTTTGACCTGATCGACACCGAATACTTCTCGCTGAAGAAGATCGTGCCCACGGGCAACCTCAAGGGCATCGACACCCGGAAGATCAAGAACGCTGACAAGATCACCCCGCTCTTCACCCAGGGCGAGGTGGGCGGCAAGAAGGTCGGCGACCAGGGCACGGCGCCGAAGAAGGTGATCTTCCTGGATGGCGAGAAGAGCAAGGTGTTCGCCAAGTCGCCGACACAGTTCATGTCGCTGATCCCGACGGTCTACAACGCGGACACGCTGGGCATCCGGCCCGACTTGATCAAGCGGCCGATCGACACATGGGCCGAACTGCTCAATCCCGAGTTCAAGGGCAAGACCGCGATCCTCAACATCCCCTCCATCGGCATCATGGACGCCGCGATGGTGGTGGAGGCCAAGGGCCTCCACAAGTACGCCGACAAGGGCAACATGACCAAGGCCGAGATCGATCTCACGATCAAGACCCTGATCGAAGCCAAGAAGGCAGGTCAGTTCCGCGCGCTGTGGAAGGACTTCAACGAATCGGTCAACCTCATGGCCTCGGGCGAGGTCGTCATCCAGTCGATGTGGTCGCCAGCCGTGACGGCCGTGCGCACCAAGGGCATCGCCTGCAACTTCCAGCCGCTCAAGGAAGGCTACCGCGCCTGGGCCGCGGGCTTCGGCCTGCCGGCTACCCTGTCGGGCAGGAAGCTCGACGGCGCCTACGAGTTCATCAACTGGTTTCTCGATGGGTGGGCCGGCGCCTACCTCAACCGCCAGGGCTACTACAGCGCAGTGCTCGAAACCGCGAAGGCGAAGATGGAGCCTTATGAGTGGGCCTACTGGATGGAGGGCAAGGCCGCCACGCAAGACATCAAGAGTCCCAATGGTGATCTGCTGGCCAAGGCCGGCGCGGTGCGTGACGGCGGCAGCTACGAGCAGCGCATGGGCGGCATCGCCTGCTGGAACGCGGTGATGGACGAGAACGAGTACATGGTCCGGAAATGGAACGAGTTCGTCGCAGCGTGA
- a CDS encoding ABC transporter ATP-binding protein: MDAASAPPPAAVEIVALSKRYAGGAPPAVDQIDLRIASGSYCCLLGPSGCGKSTTLRMVAGHEPVTSGDILLDNRNITHLPAAARGTAMMFQSFALFPHLSALDNVAFSLKMKGVSQVERHRRAGQLLERVAMGPLAQRKPGELSGGQQQRVALARALITEPRVLLLDEPLSALDPFLRVQMRAELRRWQKELGLTFIHVTHSQEEAMALADTMVVMNHGLIEQVGTPHAVYNHPASEFVARFMGGHNVLETPSGLIAVRNDHMRIAPEGGERGLAARVTDVEYQGTYVLVGLELADAAPERRGVSVLLPEKTFGTRPYGVGEAVRLSWSPSDARALGPGAVRPQDPPPAGPVSRPAPLSALAAMAA; the protein is encoded by the coding sequence ATGGATGCTGCCTCCGCTCCCCCGCCCGCGGCCGTCGAGATCGTGGCGCTCAGCAAGCGCTACGCGGGCGGCGCGCCGCCCGCAGTCGACCAGATCGACCTGCGCATCGCCAGCGGCAGCTACTGCTGCCTGCTCGGCCCCTCAGGCTGCGGCAAGAGCACCACGCTGCGCATGGTGGCGGGCCACGAGCCGGTCACCAGCGGCGACATCCTGCTGGACAACCGCAACATCACGCACCTGCCGGCCGCGGCCCGCGGCACCGCCATGATGTTCCAGAGCTTTGCTCTCTTCCCGCATCTCTCGGCGCTCGACAACGTGGCCTTCAGCCTCAAGATGAAGGGCGTCTCGCAGGTCGAGCGCCACCGGCGCGCCGGCCAGTTGCTGGAGCGCGTCGCCATGGGGCCGCTGGCCCAGCGCAAGCCGGGCGAGCTGTCCGGTGGGCAGCAGCAGCGCGTGGCGCTGGCGCGCGCGCTGATCACCGAGCCGCGCGTGCTGCTGCTCGACGAGCCGCTGTCCGCGCTCGATCCCTTCCTGCGCGTCCAGATGCGCGCCGAGCTGCGGCGCTGGCAGAAGGAGCTGGGCCTGACCTTCATCCATGTCACGCACTCGCAGGAAGAGGCCATGGCGCTGGCCGACACGATGGTGGTGATGAACCATGGGCTGATCGAGCAGGTGGGCACGCCGCACGCGGTCTACAACCACCCCGCCAGCGAATTCGTGGCGCGCTTCATGGGCGGGCACAACGTGCTGGAGACGCCCAGCGGGCTGATCGCGGTGCGCAACGATCACATGCGCATCGCGCCCGAAGGCGGCGAGCGCGGCCTCGCGGCACGCGTCACCGACGTGGAGTACCAGGGCACCTATGTGCTGGTCGGCCTGGAACTTGCGGATGCGGCGCCCGAGCGCAGGGGCGTCTCGGTGCTGCTGCCGGAGAAGACCTTCGGAACGCGTCCGTACGGCGTCGGCGAGGCCGTGCGCCTGTCGTGGTCGCCGTCCGATGCGCGTGCGCTGGGCCCCGGTGCGGTCCGTCCGCAGGACCCACCGCCCGCCGGGCCGGTGTCGCGACCCGCGCCCTTGTCCGCGCTCGCGGCGATGGCCGCCTGA
- a CDS encoding biosynthetic peptidoglycan transglycosylase, giving the protein MKKALLYLLFGLLALVLTAAVAVYLVVKLALAPGPGEWPTRVKAGPFALEVGVPTAIRLATSSWFAPWLVGRSFETEHGPVRVGWNETASTLELDCAPCSASVPALGHAPIRLDNLRFTARRDAGSLNGLLEATPAATTVSSLAGDNVLRARWDGKLTQKSLQIHVDAPDAPIARWYSVLAPAIPELQRARIGGTLALRAQLDLPANHLALHPRIEQFSVEGLGTEALLDTRTSCGPPSRLAPDSWLARAVIAAEDQRFFSHPGYDLAELTAALDANQKADRIERGGSTLSQQLARLVVTGSERSAERKLRELLYAVEMEQTLGKPRILQLYLDNAPWGPGGLCGAEAAARRYFKRGARNLEPAQAVWLAAMLNNPGAALEKWQRDGHIDVERAKWVAEGLRGITRSQRESLQRNIAAARFAPPP; this is encoded by the coding sequence TTGAAGAAAGCGCTGCTCTACCTGCTCTTCGGGCTGCTGGCCCTGGTGCTGACCGCCGCGGTCGCCGTCTACCTGGTCGTGAAGCTGGCGCTGGCGCCCGGTCCGGGCGAGTGGCCGACCCGCGTCAAGGCCGGGCCTTTTGCCCTCGAGGTCGGCGTGCCCACCGCGATCCGGCTCGCCACCTCCTCCTGGTTCGCGCCCTGGCTGGTGGGCCGCAGCTTCGAGACCGAGCACGGCCCCGTGCGTGTCGGCTGGAACGAGACCGCCAGCACCCTCGAGCTGGACTGCGCGCCCTGCAGCGCGTCGGTGCCGGCGCTCGGCCATGCACCAATACGCCTCGACAACCTGCGCTTCACCGCCCGCCGCGATGCCGGCTCCCTCAACGGCTTGCTCGAAGCCACGCCGGCCGCAACCACCGTGTCCAGCCTGGCCGGCGACAACGTGCTGCGCGCGCGCTGGGACGGCAAGCTCACCCAGAAGTCGCTGCAGATCCACGTCGATGCGCCCGACGCACCGATCGCCCGCTGGTACAGCGTGCTGGCGCCTGCCATTCCCGAGCTGCAGCGGGCCCGCATCGGCGGCACGCTGGCACTGCGCGCCCAGCTCGACCTGCCGGCCAACCATCTCGCGCTGCATCCGCGCATCGAGCAGTTCAGCGTCGAGGGCCTGGGCACCGAAGCACTGCTCGACACCCGCACCAGCTGCGGCCCGCCGAGCCGGCTCGCCCCCGACAGCTGGCTCGCGCGCGCGGTCATCGCGGCCGAGGACCAGCGCTTCTTCAGCCATCCCGGCTACGACCTCGCCGAGCTCACGGCCGCCCTCGACGCGAACCAGAAGGCCGACCGGATCGAGCGCGGCGGCAGCACCCTCAGCCAGCAGCTGGCCCGGCTGGTCGTGACCGGCAGCGAGCGCAGCGCCGAGCGCAAGCTGCGCGAGCTGCTCTACGCGGTGGAGATGGAGCAGACGCTGGGCAAGCCGCGCATCCTGCAGCTTTACCTCGACAACGCGCCCTGGGGCCCGGGCGGCCTGTGCGGCGCCGAGGCGGCGGCCCGCCGCTACTTCAAGCGCGGTGCCCGCAACCTGGAGCCGGCGCAGGCCGTCTGGCTGGCTGCCATGCTGAACAACCCCGGCGCGGCGCTCGAGAAGTGGCAGCGCGACGGACACATCGACGTCGAACGCGCCAAATGGGTGGCCGAGGGCCTGCGCGGGATCACCCGCAGCCAGCGCGAGTCGCTGCAAAGGAACATCGCCGCGGCGCGCTTCGCACCGCCGCCCTGA
- the xrtQ gene encoding exosortase Q gives MTLDQFARTHPRLFDSGIRLDRAPAAAWLALQAAALAPTWLWMARRLQDGADDPLGLLALGALALFAWSRRRSLRNAPRLGWLALAGTGTVAATLLRTGIGPLLPFPPLAAGLVAVLALAAGLLAFLPRQVAKLPVLGLAVLALPLLSSLQFYAGYPLRVITAEASRWLLAPGFSVLREGSSLLVDGRRVIVDAPCSGVQMAWLGYFTACAVALWARHGDRRFLARLPAVGLLVLAGNILRNSVLVGFEGAGHALAPWLHEAMGLTVLALVCGAIAQLMAPAPRAPCFTPTAIPGLITAPGARRVDTALS, from the coding sequence ATGACCCTCGACCAATTCGCCCGCACGCATCCGCGCCTGTTCGACTCGGGCATTCGCCTCGATCGCGCGCCCGCCGCTGCCTGGCTGGCGCTGCAGGCCGCTGCGCTGGCACCGACCTGGCTCTGGATGGCCCGCCGGCTGCAGGACGGGGCCGACGATCCGCTCGGCCTGCTGGCGCTCGGCGCGCTCGCGCTCTTCGCGTGGTCGAGGCGCCGGTCGCTGCGCAACGCGCCGCGCCTCGGCTGGCTGGCCCTCGCCGGCACCGGCACCGTGGCAGCCACCCTGCTGCGCACCGGCATCGGCCCCCTGCTGCCATTCCCGCCGCTCGCGGCGGGCCTGGTCGCCGTGCTGGCGCTCGCCGCCGGCCTCTTGGCGTTCCTGCCGCGCCAGGTCGCTAAGCTGCCCGTGCTGGGGCTGGCGGTCCTGGCATTGCCGCTCCTGTCCTCGCTGCAGTTCTATGCCGGCTATCCGCTGCGCGTGATCACGGCGGAAGCCAGCCGCTGGCTGCTGGCGCCCGGCTTCTCGGTGTTGCGCGAAGGCAGCAGCCTGCTGGTCGATGGCCGGCGGGTCATCGTCGATGCGCCCTGCTCCGGCGTGCAGATGGCCTGGCTCGGCTATTTCACGGCCTGTGCCGTGGCACTGTGGGCGCGGCACGGGGACCGCCGCTTCCTTGCCCGGCTGCCGGCCGTCGGCCTGCTGGTGCTGGCCGGCAACATCCTGCGCAACAGCGTGCTCGTGGGCTTCGAAGGGGCGGGCCATGCCCTCGCGCCCTGGTTGCACGAAGCCATGGGGCTGACCGTGCTGGCGCTGGTCTGCGGCGCCATCGCGCAACTGATGGCGCCGGCGCCCCGCGCGCCTTGCTTCACTCCCACTGCCATTCCCGGCCTGATCACCGCCCCCGGAGCCCGCCGTGTCGATACCGCTTTGTCTTGA